TTTAGCTAAAGGACTTCTTTTAACTGGGAAAAGGGTACTCATTACAGCAGGTCCTACCCACGAAGCAATTGACCCCGTTCGTTTTTTGGGCAATCGTTCCTCAGGTACTATGGGTTTTGAACTTGCAAAACAGGCCGCTGCTTTGGGAGCTAAGGTGAAATTGGTTTCAGGTCCTACCAATCTCGATATTCAGCATAATGCTATTGATATAATCAAGGTCACATCGGCACAAGAAATGTACGATGTTTGCCATGAACACTACAAAAATATTGACATAGCTATATGTGCGGCAGCAGTAGCGGATTATCGTCCAAAACATGTGGCAAAAGAAAAGATAAAAAAGAAAGAAGGTGATTTAAACATCGAGTTGGAACGCAATCCAGATATCTTGTTTTCCCTTGGTAAAGACAAGACTCAACAATACCTTGTGGGGTTTGCTTTAGAAACTGAAAATGAACTGGAGAATGCCAAAGGAAAGCTGCAGCGTAAAAACCTTGATGCCATAGTGCTAAATTCATTGAAGGATGAAGGTGCCGGTTTTGGTAGCGGCACAAATAAAATCACTTTTATCGATAAGAATTTAGATATAAAAACGTTTACTATGAAAACGAAGCCTGATGTTGCTTCGGATATTTGGAAAGAAATTACCTCCAGGATTCATGCGTAGACTTGTTTTGCTCTCTTTTTTTCTATCCCTTTGCCATGGGCTTCTTGCACAGGAGTTGAATTGTACCGTAACGGTCAATTCAGACCAAGTGGGCCAAACCAATCAGCAAATCTTCAGGACACTCGAACGCTCTTTGAATGACTTCGTAAACAAGAACAAATGGACCAATAGGGTATATAAGGAGAATGAGCGGGTTAGTGCCAGAATGTTCATTACGGTCACCCAATATGAATCGGATAGGTTTGAGGCCAATATCCAGATACAATCTTCAAGACCGGTTTTCAATACATCTTACGAAAGTCCAGTATTCAATTATAAAGACGATGCTTTCAATTTCGTATACCAGGAGTTTCAGCCCATAGTCTATAACGAGAATGTTTTTGATTCCAATTTAGTAGGGGTCATAACATACTATATCTACATTATTTTAGGTTTGGATGCCGATACTTTTTCTTTGGAAGGTGGGGATGATATGTTTAGAAAAGCCCAAAATCTTGTTACGCAGGCACAAGGGTCAAATTTTTCTGGATGGAACCAAGAAACTGGAGAACGTACTCGTTTTGAGCTTATTGATAATTTGTTGAGCAACTCTTTTAGGGAATACCGCATTGCTATGTACAATTACCATCGAAAAGGATTGGATATTCTTGGTGATAACAATAGTACCGGAAAGCAAGTAATAGCGGGTTCCATGCGACTGTTCGAGACTTTAATAAAACGACGGCCCAATGCATTTCTGATTCAGACTTTTTTTGATGCTAAATCGGAAGAAATACAAAGCATTTTTTCTGATGGGCCAAAGGTTGATATTGTTAAACTTAAGGAAACCCTCAACAATGTTGCTCCATTTTACTCCAGTACTTGGAATGAAATAAAATACTAGCGCATTTCTTCAAAGAGATTTATCTTTACGAAGAAAATCTCCAACATTGCTAACAAACCTTTCTATTCAAAATTATGCTCTGATAGACGATGTGAACGTTTCGTTTTCGAGCGGTTTTACGACAATCACTGGTGAAACGGGAGCTGGAAAGTCCATTTTGCTTGGAGGGCTTTCTTTGGTTCTTGGCAAGCGTGCCGATCTATCCTCGCTCAAGAATGAAAGTCAAAAATGTATTATTGAAGCTGAATTTGAAATTTCTAAATATCAACTTAGAAGTTTTTTTGATGAAAAGGATTTGGATTATGAGGACGGTACCATTCTAAGACGAGAGATTCTTCCGAGTGGAAAATCTAGGGCTTTTGTGAACGATTCCCCAGTTACCTTAGATATATTAAAAGGATTGGGTGAGCGTTTGGTCGATGTGCATTCGCAACACCAAACCCTAAGATTGACTGACAACGATTTTCAGTTAAAAGTAGTCGATGCCTTAGCAGAAAATTCAGAAAACCTAAAAAAATACAGCACCCAATTAAACAGCTACAAATTAGTTGCGAAGGAATTGCAGGAATTACTGGATTTTCAATCCAACTCTAACAAAGAGCACGATTATAACAGCTTTTTACTTCAGGAGTTGGAGTCAGCTCCGTTAAAAGAAGGAATCCAAGAGGCGTTGGAAGAGGAATGTGAAGAGCTGAACAATGTTGAGCAGATTATGGAGCAATTATCCAGTGCCGACCAACTTATTAACGATGAGCAACTTGGAATTTTAGGAAGATTGGCTGATTTAAAACGGGCTTTTTCCACTCTGGCGGACTTTGGCAGTTCCTACACTGCAATCAATGAACGTGTACAGTCTCTCTTTATTGAAATGGACGATATTGCTTCGGAACTGGAAAATCTAAGACAAAATGTCGAGGCAAATCCACAGCGCCTAGAGGTCGTGAATACCCAATTGCAGCAACTCTACAACTTGCAGAAAAAGCATCAAGTGGCATCGGTGATAGAACTGATCGAAATTAAAAAGGACCTTTCCAATAAGGTCGATGCAGTAGAAAATATTGATGCCAAAATCAAAGAGAAGGAAGAAGAAGTAGTAAAAGCGACTCATCTTGCTGAAGAATTGGCGCTCAGAATAAGAAAGTCCAGAAATACCGTAATTCCCAAATTGAAAAGTATGCTTCAAGAAAGTTTGTATGCCCTGGGAATGCCATCTGCTACGTTTAAAATTGAAGTGAATCCTTCATCAATTTTTAAATCCAACGGAAAAGATGATTTGGTGTTTTTGTTCTCTGCCAATAAAGGTTCGGACTATGGCGAGTTGAAAAAAGTAGCTTCGGGTGGAGAACTGTCCCGAATTATGTTAACGATAAAATCGATTTTGGCAGAATATGAACAATTGCCCACAATGATGTTCGATGAAATCGATACTGGGGTATCAGGAGAAATATCCAATCGTATGGGAGAAATTATGCAACAGATGAGTAAGACCATGCAGGTGTTTTCCATTACCCATTTACCCCAAGTAGCTTCTAAGGGAGTCCATCAATTTAAAGTATTCAAAGAAGAGGATGCGGGAAGTACCACAACACAAATGAGAAAACTGAGCGATGAAGAACGGGTCAAGGAACTTGCAGAAATGCTAGGTGGTAAATCCATTTCAGAATCTGCTCTAGCACATGCAAGACAGCTTTTGCAATAGGAATTAGGGAAGATAAAATCTAAAATGTAAAACTCGATTAGAATAAATATCTTTGTCGCCAAACTAGGAATAAATAAGCACTATGTCATACAATCTTTTAAAAGGTAAAAGGGGAATCATTTTTGGAGCACTCGACGAGAATTCAATTGCTTGGAAAACTGCGGAACGCGTTCACGAAGAAGGTGGAACTTTTGTGTTGACCAATGCGCCCATTGCTATGCGTATGGGACAGATAAAGGAACTTGCAGAGAAAACAAATTCTGAAATCATTCCTGCAGATGCAACCAATGAAGAGGAACTGCAAAATCTGGTTTCGCAATCCATGGAAATTTTGGGAGGAAAATTGGATTTTGTACTTCATTCCATAGGCATGTCGGTAAATGTTAGGAAAGGAAGGGCCTATACCGATGAAAAATATGATTTTACTACAAAAGGTTGGGATGTTTCGGCACTTTCATTCCATAAAGTATTGCAATCTCTATACAAAGCAGATGCTATGAACGAGTGGGGCAGTATTGTTGCGCTTACATACATGGCAGCGCAACGAACTTTTCCAGACTACAACGATATGGCCGATAACAAGGCATATTTGGAATCTGTTGCAAGGAGTTTTGGATATTTCTTTGGAAAAGAAAAAAACGTTAGGGTAAATACAATTTCCCAATCGCCAACTCCAACTACAGCTGGTCAAGGTGTAAAGGGTTTTGATGGCTTTATCAGCTATGCAGAGAAAATGTCGCCGTTGGGTAATGCCTCGGCTTCGGATTGCGCAGATTATACGGTAAGCCTTTTTTCCGATTTGACAAAAAAGGTGACCATGCAGAACCTTTTCCATGATGGAGGGTTTTCCAATACAGGGGTAAGCCAAGAAGTAATCGATGAATTTAGCAAGTAGCCTAAAATTATAACTGCAAAAGCCATCCGTTATCGGATGGCTTTTGTGTTTTACGATGAATTTAAATTTTTCCATTATCGTTCCAGTTTACAACAGACCCGAAGAAATTCGGGAATTGTTGGAAAGTCTTGAAAAACAAAATTTTGAAGAAGACTATGAAATCGTAATCGTAGAGGACGGTTCTCTTGAACGCTCAGAGCATATTGTAGAAAGTTTTCAAGAAAGCTTAAGTATTTCATACTATTATAAGGAAAACTCAGGTCCAGGAGATTCCAGAAATTATGGTATGGAAAAAGCCAAAGGGAATTACTTCATAATTCTGGATTCAGATTGTATTCTGCCCAGGCAATACTTATCGGAGGTGAAAAAAGAATTAAAGACCAGTTTTGTACATTGTTTTGGTGGCCCAGATGCGGCGGACCAATCATTTACTACAGTACAAAAGGCCATCAATTACGTAATGACCTCTTTTTTCACCACTGGGGGAATCAGGGGTGGTAGTACAGCGGTAGGCAAGTTTCAGCCACGTAGTTTTAACATGGGCATTTCCAAAGAGACTTTTGAAACTGTTGGTGGATTTGGGCGAATACATCCAGGAGAAGATCCCGATCTGACTTTTAGAATTTGGAAAGGCGGTTATACAAGCAGGTTGTTTCCCAAAGCTTACGTCTATCATAAAAGACGTATAGATTGGAACAAATTTTATATCCAGGTGAATAAGTTTGGTATGGTAAGACCTATTTTAAACCAGTGGCACAAAGGAACTGGCAAGCTTACGTATTGGTTCCCTACCTTGTTTATGCTTGTATTTTCAGTATCTGTTTTGATGGTATTTTTTGGTATAACACTTCCATTGATCCTCTTTGGGGTATACTTTTTAGTGCTCTTTTTTGATGCCCTTATTAAAAATAAAAGCTTAAAAGTGGCATTTCTTGCAATTTTTGCGGCATTAACGCAGTTTACAGGGTATGGATTAGGTTTTCTAAAATCCACAATCTTGCTTAATTTTAGTAAGAAGGAACCCGAAGCACTATTGCCAAAACTGTTCTTTAAAGTAAAATAGGGTGTTAAAAAAAGTATTGGGCGGACTGAATAAGAGAAAAGTGAAGGTTTTTTCACTTTTTTTGGTATGCTCTTTTTTGGCATGGTTTCTAAGTAATTTATCCGAAGCCTATGAATCTAGGGCTAAGTTTGACCTGAACTACAAAAACTTGCCAGATACCTTATTGTTGGGGAACAATGCTACAAACACCATAGAGGCCAAACTGCGAACAAGCGGCTTTCAGTTTTTATACTATAATTTTTTCAACAAAAGGGTCGATGTTGATCTATCTGAAGTAGAAAAGGAAAACGGCCGTTATCTGCTCACAGATAATGCCCTTAAAAAGCAGATGGAACGTCAACTGTCACAAAATATCTCCTTGATCGATTTGGATAGGAGACAACTCATTTTGGATTTATATCAAGTATCCAGTAAGGAAGTGCCCATAAAGCCAAAGCTGGATTTAGAATTTGAACCAAACCATATTCTTGATGGAGAACCCTTGATCACTCCAAATATGGTTCTGGTTAAAGGTCCAAAAAATGAGATAGACACCTTGCAAGCCATTTATACTTCAAAAATAGAAATAACGGAATTGTCCTCAGATTTTTCAAAAGACGTTTTATTGGTTTTTCCCAAGCGATTGTCCAATAGCATATTTTCAATCAATAGGACAAATGTTTCAGGGAAGGTGGTCAAATTCTCGGAAAAGGTATTTGAGGTTCCCATTCTAGTAATAAATTTACCAGAGGGTTATGAAGTCAATACTTTCCCAAACGCTGTCAATGTGCTTTGCAAGGCAACCATAGAACGCTTAAATGAGCTATCTATACAAGACTTTCAAGCAATTGCCGACTATAAACAAATCAATGGTGCCAGTGATAACACGCTTTTTTTGAAAATCACCAAAAAACCATCAAATGTTTATGATGTAAAGCTACTGGAGAATAAGGTTAATTTTATTTTAGAGGAAAAATGATGATTGTTGGATTGACCGGAGGTATTGGTAGTGGCAAAAGTACTGTTGCCAAAATGTTCAGAAATTTGGGAGTTCCGGTATATGATTCGGATGCGGAAGCCAAAAGTTTGATGGTCAATTCAAAAACCCTTAAAAGAGACATTGTAAAGTTACTTGGAATCAATTCTTACAAAGGAGAAGAACTAAATAGGGATTTTATAGCGAACAAAGTTTTTAAAGACTCTGAAACCCTTCAAAGGTTAAACAAAATTGTGCATCCCGCAGTCAGATTCCATTTCATGGATTGGGTCAAAACCCAAACATCATCTTATGTGATTCAGGAAACAGCGCTTATTTTTGAAAATAATGCAAAACATAATTATGACTTTGTAATTTTGGTGACGGCCCCTAAAGAAATACGTGTAAAAAGAGTATTGGAGCGGGATGGAACCGAAGAACAAGCGATTATAAATCGCATGGATAATCAAATGAATGATGCTGACAAAACTTTGTTGGCCGACTTTTGTATTAACAACATTGACCTTAAAACTACTGAAAAAGAGGTTTTTAACTTGCACGAAAAACTTATTGGACTCGCTCTTTGACCAAAAATTTTAACATTTTTGTTAAGGTTAGGTTAAACGGTAAATGGTCTAAATGTTAAATTTCTAATTTTACCATAATGAACAAGAAGCTATTTGTTCTTCTGGTCATTCTTATGAGTTTATCCCTTACCGGGATAATTTTTGTTCAAGTATATTGGATAAGGACATCGGTAGATGATAAGGAAGAACAGTTCTCAAGAACGGTTACGGACATATTGGATAAGGTAGCAAGCCGAGTGGAGATGAGGGAGATGAAAGATTATTCAGATCGTTTGGCCTCTTTGGTAGATAGCATTG
The nucleotide sequence above comes from Flagellimonas sp. HMM57. Encoded proteins:
- the coaE gene encoding dephospho-CoA kinase (Dephospho-CoA kinase (CoaE) performs the final step in coenzyme A biosynthesis.) codes for the protein MMIVGLTGGIGSGKSTVAKMFRNLGVPVYDSDAEAKSLMVNSKTLKRDIVKLLGINSYKGEELNRDFIANKVFKDSETLQRLNKIVHPAVRFHFMDWVKTQTSSYVIQETALIFENNAKHNYDFVILVTAPKEIRVKRVLERDGTEEQAIINRMDNQMNDADKTLLADFCINNIDLKTTEKEVFNLHEKLIGLAL
- a CDS encoding glycosyltransferase family 2 protein, encoding MNLNFSIIVPVYNRPEEIRELLESLEKQNFEEDYEIVIVEDGSLERSEHIVESFQESLSISYYYKENSGPGDSRNYGMEKAKGNYFIILDSDCILPRQYLSEVKKELKTSFVHCFGGPDAADQSFTTVQKAINYVMTSFFTTGGIRGGSTAVGKFQPRSFNMGISKETFETVGGFGRIHPGEDPDLTFRIWKGGYTSRLFPKAYVYHKRRIDWNKFYIQVNKFGMVRPILNQWHKGTGKLTYWFPTLFMLVFSVSVLMVFFGITLPLILFGVYFLVLFFDALIKNKSLKVAFLAIFAALTQFTGYGLGFLKSTILLNFSKKEPEALLPKLFFKVK
- a CDS encoding DUF4835 family protein, giving the protein MRRLVLLSFFLSLCHGLLAQELNCTVTVNSDQVGQTNQQIFRTLERSLNDFVNKNKWTNRVYKENERVSARMFITVTQYESDRFEANIQIQSSRPVFNTSYESPVFNYKDDAFNFVYQEFQPIVYNENVFDSNLVGVITYYIYIILGLDADTFSLEGGDDMFRKAQNLVTQAQGSNFSGWNQETGERTRFELIDNLLSNSFREYRIAMYNYHRKGLDILGDNNSTGKQVIAGSMRLFETLIKRRPNAFLIQTFFDAKSEEIQSIFSDGPKVDIVKLKETLNNVAPFYSSTWNEIKY
- a CDS encoding enoyl-ACP reductase; amino-acid sequence: MSYNLLKGKRGIIFGALDENSIAWKTAERVHEEGGTFVLTNAPIAMRMGQIKELAEKTNSEIIPADATNEEELQNLVSQSMEILGGKLDFVLHSIGMSVNVRKGRAYTDEKYDFTTKGWDVSALSFHKVLQSLYKADAMNEWGSIVALTYMAAQRTFPDYNDMADNKAYLESVARSFGYFFGKEKNVRVNTISQSPTPTTAGQGVKGFDGFISYAEKMSPLGNASASDCADYTVSLFSDLTKKVTMQNLFHDGGFSNTGVSQEVIDEFSK
- the coaBC gene encoding bifunctional phosphopantothenoylcysteine decarboxylase/phosphopantothenate--cysteine ligase CoaBC yields the protein MLSGKHILLGITGGIAAYKTTFLVRLLIKAGAEVKIVMTQSASSFVSPLTLSTLSKNPVSIDFINQEDGSVSWNNHVELGLWADIVIIAPATANTLSKMAHGTCDNLLMATYLSAKCPVYFAPAMDLDMYKHPTTKASFEKLASFENVMIPAASGELASGLHGEGRMAEPEIIVQFIEEDLAKGLLLTGKRVLITAGPTHEAIDPVRFLGNRSSGTMGFELAKQAAALGAKVKLVSGPTNLDIQHNAIDIIKVTSAQEMYDVCHEHYKNIDIAICAAAVADYRPKHVAKEKIKKKEGDLNIELERNPDILFSLGKDKTQQYLVGFALETENELENAKGKLQRKNLDAIVLNSLKDEGAGFGSGTNKITFIDKNLDIKTFTMKTKPDVASDIWKEITSRIHA
- the recN gene encoding DNA repair protein RecN → MLTNLSIQNYALIDDVNVSFSSGFTTITGETGAGKSILLGGLSLVLGKRADLSSLKNESQKCIIEAEFEISKYQLRSFFDEKDLDYEDGTILRREILPSGKSRAFVNDSPVTLDILKGLGERLVDVHSQHQTLRLTDNDFQLKVVDALAENSENLKKYSTQLNSYKLVAKELQELLDFQSNSNKEHDYNSFLLQELESAPLKEGIQEALEEECEELNNVEQIMEQLSSADQLINDEQLGILGRLADLKRAFSTLADFGSSYTAINERVQSLFIEMDDIASELENLRQNVEANPQRLEVVNTQLQQLYNLQKKHQVASVIELIEIKKDLSNKVDAVENIDAKIKEKEEEVVKATHLAEELALRIRKSRNTVIPKLKSMLQESLYALGMPSATFKIEVNPSSIFKSNGKDDLVFLFSANKGSDYGELKKVASGGELSRIMLTIKSILAEYEQLPTMMFDEIDTGVSGEISNRMGEIMQQMSKTMQVFSITHLPQVASKGVHQFKVFKEEDAGSTTTQMRKLSDEERVKELAEMLGGKSISESALAHARQLLQ